The proteins below are encoded in one region of Apodemus sylvaticus chromosome 13, mApoSyl1.1, whole genome shotgun sequence:
- the Hrh4 gene encoding histamine H4 receptor — MLGSNSTGNLSRAAQVSLTFLMSLFALAIMIGNAVVILAFVVDRNLRHRSNYFFLNLAISDFFVGMISIPLYIPHTLFNWDFGSGICMFWLITDYLLCTASVYNIVLISYDRYQSVSNAVSYRAQYASVVRIVAQMVAVWILAFLVNGPMILASDSWRNSTNTKECEPGFVTEWYILAITTLLEFLLPVISVAYFNVQIYWSLWKRRRLNRRPSQAGFITTPSSDSGHLHRAGLACRTSIPGPKESAVSLHSESPRRKSSFLASFRTPMKGSIIAFKVGSVSRSESSALHQREHVELLRGRKLARSLAILLSAFAVCWAPYCLFTIVLSTYHRGERPKSVWYSIAFWLQWFNSFVNPFLYPLCHRRFQKAFWKILCATKQPAPSQNQSVSS, encoded by the exons ATGCTGGGGTCTAACAGTACTGGCAACTTGTCACGAGCTGCTCAAgtttctttgacatttttaatGTCCCTATTTGCCTTGGCTATAATGATAGGCAATGCTGTGGTCATTTTGGCCTTTGTGGTGGACAGAAACCTTAGACATCgaagtaattatttttttcttaatttggcTATTTCTGACTTCTTCGTGG GTATGATCTCCATCCCTCTGTACATCCCTCACACATTGTTTAACTGGGATTTCGGAAGTGGAATCTGCATGTTTTGGCTCATTACTGACTATCTTTTGTGCACAGCATCGGTCTACAATATTGTCCTCATTAGCTACGATCGCTACCAGTCAGTTTCAAATGCT GTGTCTTACAGGGCTCAATACGCTAGTGTCGTGAGGATTGTTGCTCAAATGGTGGCTGTTTGGATACTGGCTTTCTTGGTAAATGGCCCGATGATTCTGGCATCGGATTCTTGGAGGAACAGCACGAACACAAAGGAATGTGAGCCTGGCTTCGTTACTGAGTGGTACATCCTCGCCATCACGACGCTCTTGGAATTCCTGCTCCCTGTCATCTCGGTGGCTTATTTCAATGTACAGATCTACTGGAGCCTGTGGAAGCGCAGGCGTCTCAATAGGCGCCCTAGCCAGGCCGGATTCATCACCACCCCTTCCAGTGACTCTGGACACCTCCACAGAGCTGGCTTGGCTTGCAGGACGAGTATTCCTGGGCCGAAGGAATCAGCTGTGTCCCTTCATTCAGAAAGTCCACGGAGAAAGAGCAGTTTCCTGGCGTCCTTCAGGACTCCCATGAAGGGCAGTATCATTGCCTTCAAAGTAGGTTCCGTCTCACGATCAGAGAGCTCGGCACTTCACCAAAGGGAGCacgtagagcttctcagaggcaGGAAGCTAGCCAGGTCGCTGGCCATCCTCCTGAGTGCCTTTGCCGTTTGCTGGGCTCCATACTGTCTGTTCACAATCGTCCTTTCGACTTACCACAGAGGGGAGCGCCCCAAGTCGGTTTGGTACAGCATTGCCTTTTGGCTGCAGTGGTTCAATTCATTTGTTAATCCCTTTCTGTACCCTTTGTGTCACAGACGTTTCCAGAAGGCTTTCTGGAAGATACTTTGTGCGACAAAGCAGCCAGCACCGTCACAGAACCAGTCAGTATCTTCTTGA